The sequence ATGGATCTCATAATAAAGTCGCATGGTCTCATCTTCATAAACGGTCAACGGTTCTTCTGGAATTCTCAATTGCCCTTTATCAATAAAGAATTGATATGTCTGTATGGATTCAGGATACAGATTACGTTCAATTTGTTTAAAATGATGGTCATATACTTCAATAATGGATTCCCCGGTTACTTCATCTTCAAAAAGAACATAGATGAAGCCTGAATCAATTCGAAAACGAAGCGGTAAGGTTTCAAAGCGGAGAACTTCTTCATAAGCTTCCCCTTTGCGATTCAAGCGTCCAAGCGAATAAGCACTTCCACCATCGGCACTCATTCGCGCGAAAAGTCCATAAAGATAATCCCCATAATAAATTAAGTCGCTATCTTGCACAAAACTCTCAAAGTAGCGTGTATAGGATATCCGATCATTTTCAACTTCTTGGTCATCCGCAAAGGACATCCCGGTTAATCGTGCTACTTTTTGTCGGTTGATATTATAGTAATAAAGCGATGCATTCTCGACAAAATACACATCGTGATCCGTTTTAGCAATGGATGATTCGATTAAAGGCGTTGATAAATCAAATGGCTGAATCTGAATTGAATCTGAACCTAATGTTGTCCCACAACCAGATAACGGAAGCAATAATCCCACGCATAAAAGCTTTTTAATATTGAACATAGTTCCCCCCCTTGGTACGTTCTTTATAACTCTATAATAGCATTCACAAATAAAATGTAAACGCTATCTAAACATTTTTAACACGAAGTCAAAAACAGCGTATTCATCCACCCGATTCACTCTTGATTTATATCCACAAAAAAAATCCCAAGTTCAAATCTCGAGATTTTTTCACGAACACTATTATTAATCACTTTAAATTGAAGGTCTTATAAGATTCCATGCCACTTCAAAATGATATCGTCCCGGATTTTTTAGTGATTGAAAAACCTGGTTCACCATCATTACTTTCTAAGACTAAGTGTGTATCTGCCAGTGTCATAAGATAGGAATCATGAGTAACAATCACCACTGTCTTCCCTTCATCCTTCAACATCATCAATAATTCTATGATTTTATCTCTGTTTCGCTCATCTAAACTCCCTGTTGGCTCGTCACACAAGACAAGTTCACAAGGTTTTAAAAGGATTCGTGCAAGTGCGATACGCTGTTGTTCTCCCCCGGAACATTGATAAACAATTTTATCTTTAAATCCATCGAGACCTACTTTTTTTAGGACCTCATTCACCTTTTCTTTTTTGTTCTTTAGCTTAACGTTCTCTAAAGCTAACATTAAATTATACTCGACGGATTTGTTCTCGACGAGCGCAAAATTTTGAAAAAGATAACCGATTTTTGTGCGTAATAATGCCGTTGCTTCTTTAGAAAACGGTTTAGGATTTGCTTTTCCAAACAAGGTCACTGTGCCTTCGTCTGGCGTATCCAGGAGTCCAATAATATTTAATAATGTACTTTTACCACTTCCTGATGGGCCTGAGATTACAATAACTTCATGAGATGGCATTTCTAGATTAATTTCAGTTAAGATTGGTATATCGTTAAACTGTTTAGAAATCCCTTCTAACTTTATAATTGATTCCATTTAGTCATCTCCTTTTAAAATTGTAGACACTTCCGTCGATTCATATTTTTTTATGCTCGCCTTAATGGTGATCCATTCCAAGATTAATGTCACGACAAATATTCCTAATAATACCGCAGCAATTGCTTTGTCTCCTGAAGCCTGGTAGAGAAGATATGTAAAAGCAGCAATTGTTGAAAAGACTGATCCATTAATGAGCATTGCATAGCGATTGTAATAATTCGTCCCGTTGAGATATCTAATGGCAATTTTTTTGCTATAGCCATCAACATAGATTTTAATTGAAGTATAGTTTATTATTAGAAGTATTAAAAAATATAATCCAATCGATTGTAAACAAACTAAATAATCATTTTTGATTTCAAAAATACTTAATTCATAGATATCTCGCGATTTCACAACTTTATAGCTCGCATCATATTCTTGATCCATACGTTCCAAGATATTTGTAAGGCTATTGGTTTCTCCGTTGTATAACAAGCTCACAGTAAAGTTATCAATCCCTCTTGAGTAAACATTATCTACAAAGTAAATAGGATCATCTATGGTCCCTGCTGGAATGGCTATCGTTCTATTGGCGGATACATAAGTTGAATTTGGTTGAATATAAAGAATTTCATAGTTACTCATATATGGCTCTAAGTAATTATAATACGTATTAACTCGTTCCTTAGAAACCAAGATATAATTTTTATCTTTTGATAACATTTTAGGATTTAACATTCGATTTGTTTCGTCAGTGATGCTGATATAATCTAAATATGCATTATTAATGTGAACGGATGGTGGTACATATCCGTCCATTGCTAATTCAATGTTCTTGTATTGATCATGTTTTAGCACGGTGAGGTAGAAATCATATGCATCATGGTTTGCGTATGCAATATCATTTTGACTTACAAGCTCAAACAAAGCTTTCTCATAGTCCTTATAATCTTTATCCACAGGAGATTTTGATGCATAAGCAATGCGCTTAGAATTTAAAACCATTGGATTTTCTGTCAATGAATTTATATGCCCCTGTTTGTATTCAATGCTTTGAATTCGAGTAAAAATAGGAATAAGAAGAATAATTATGGATAGTGCTTTCAAAATAAGCGTTAACATATATATTGGTACAATTGACATACTCGATTTTAAAATTTCATTAGACGTTCGTTTAACAACCAAAAAATATGTAACGAATAAACATCCTAAGATACTAAAAACATAAATAAGAACAAATGGAATCAGTTTTACTAAAAACATAAATAGTAACGTTCCATAAGAATCCGTGATGACAAAGGCTGTACAAAAAATCGTAAAAGCGAATAGAATTGATAGACCTATAATGTCTTTTAAAAATAATTTTTTAATAATTTGTATTGTTGACTGTCCTTGCAAATAACGTATCCCGATTTCCTTACCATTTTTAAGTACTGTAAGTACCATTAACATAAGAACGCTGATAACAGCAACAACCGTAGCCGGCTGTAATTCTCTATCCACACTTACATTATTCATTTGTCCTAACTCAGATACAAAAAATCCGGAAGGGCCATTCATATAATTATAAACTTGAAAATAATCAAAGATCGTCTCTTGTATCTGTGTTGAATATTCGTCAACAAAAATTGTAACTAAAGTTTGAATACCACTTGATGGATAGTATTCTTCTATTTTGGACAAGGGATAGATCGAAATGGAATCTTTATAAGTTGAATCAAAATCATAGAAACGATTATCCAGATAATCAATTAAATAACTTGGTTTTTTGAGGTGATTATTAGATATAACCCAATCGTCATTAATAAAAAAACTTTCCTTTAATCTCCCCTCTTTCACAATAATGTGGCTTAAGAGGTTCGATTCATTACCACTTATAAAATAAAAGTAGCCATTTTCTTGATTGGAATAGTCATCCTCTGAAGTTGTAATCGCAATATTATATTTGTATCTTTCACTAAAAGTTCTAACGTCTTCGATCAAATCATCAATCGAACGATTCACTTCACTCGGAGTTATATCAATATAGTAAGCTTTTGAATGTTCTCTATGAATTTGGTCCACACCTAAAAGCCCAAGTCCTACCTGGTACTCATAATTGAATACTTGAAAACTGCTTGTAGTAATTAAGATTGCTAACAATATCGTAAAAACCATATTTATTTTTTTGATAAGAAGGCCCCCCTTTCCTTAAATGTACCATAAACGCACACCTATTCATATTATAGTTATGTGTAGATTAAACCCTCTAAAGCTGAAGAACCTAATGATTTCAACTAAAGAAAAAAGTCTCAAGATAATATCTTGAGACTCTTAATTAATTATAAATTGGCACGCCCGACAGGAATCGAACCTGCAACCTTTTGAACCGGAATCAAACGCGCTATCCCTTGCGCCACGGACGCATATCAATGCATGGATATAATACCATAGAATTGATATTTTAAAAAGACCGTATTTCATTCTTTAAGGTTAAGAATTATTTGGTGTTTGAGTTAAATAACGAGTCAGAAATGACTCAATGGATTTTTTGTAATATACAGGATCTTTTTCATAACTCTCTGCATGATTTGCACCTTTTATTACGATTTTTTCTTTGGGACCAGGATGTGCTTGGTATAAGGTATCCAACATCTCATAAGGTACAAAGTCATCTGCATCCCCATGAATGAATAACGTAGGCAACGTGCTTCGTTTTAAAGACTCGACTGCAGATGCTTCATAGAAATTAAAGCCTGCTTTGACTTGCGTAATCATACTTGTAATTGGAATCATTGGAAAGGCGGGTAGATTATACATATCTTTGAGTTTATAAGACAGTTGATCTGCAACACTGGTATAACCGCAATCTTCAATCACAGCCATGACATTGTCTGGGAGATCAAGACCACTTGCCATCATTACCGTTGATGCTCCCATACTAAGACCAAATAATGCAATTCGAGAATCTTCACCATTTTGATTTAT is a genomic window of Erysipelothrix amsterdamensis containing:
- a CDS encoding ATP-binding cassette domain-containing protein codes for the protein MESIIKLEGISKQFNDIPILTEINLEMPSHEVIVISGPSGSGKSTLLNIIGLLDTPDEGTVTLFGKANPKPFSKEATALLRTKIGYLFQNFALVENKSVEYNLMLALENVKLKNKKEKVNEVLKKVGLDGFKDKIVYQCSGGEQQRIALARILLKPCELVLCDEPTGSLDERNRDKIIELLMMLKDEGKTVVIVTHDSYLMTLADTHLVLESNDGEPGFSITKKSGTISF
- a CDS encoding bacteriocin transporter, translated to MVFTILLAILITTSSFQVFNYEYQVGLGLLGVDQIHREHSKAYYIDITPSEVNRSIDDLIEDVRTFSERYKYNIAITTSEDDYSNQENGYFYFISGNESNLLSHIIVKEGRLKESFFINDDWVISNNHLKKPSYLIDYLDNRFYDFDSTYKDSISIYPLSKIEEYYPSSGIQTLVTIFVDEYSTQIQETIFDYFQVYNYMNGPSGFFVSELGQMNNVSVDRELQPATVVAVISVLMLMVLTVLKNGKEIGIRYLQGQSTIQIIKKLFLKDIIGLSILFAFTIFCTAFVITDSYGTLLFMFLVKLIPFVLIYVFSILGCLFVTYFLVVKRTSNEILKSSMSIVPIYMLTLILKALSIIILLIPIFTRIQSIEYKQGHINSLTENPMVLNSKRIAYASKSPVDKDYKDYEKALFELVSQNDIAYANHDAYDFYLTVLKHDQYKNIELAMDGYVPPSVHINNAYLDYISITDETNRMLNPKMLSKDKNYILVSKERVNTYYNYLEPYMSNYEILYIQPNSTYVSANRTIAIPAGTIDDPIYFVDNVYSRGIDNFTVSLLYNGETNSLTNILERMDQEYDASYKVVKSRDIYELSIFEIKNDYLVCLQSIGLYFLILLIINYTSIKIYVDGYSKKIAIRYLNGTNYYNRYAMLINGSVFSTIAAFTYLLYQASGDKAIAAVLLGIFVVTLILEWITIKASIKKYESTEVSTILKGDD
- a CDS encoding alpha/beta hydrolase produces the protein MKHLKKLIIVAGILVVLLGFAGGYFFKLALIPGDKDFIDADVKAVWKPDQEWLKSVNKTSQELVSDSGLKLKAWYVPAKTETKDTILVAHGYSNNKDRVGHYIRLFHEMGFNVLAPDARSHGESEGNLIGFGWPERFDIEAWVQKIINQNGEDSRIALFGLSMGASTVMMASGLDLPDNVMAVIEDCGYTSVADQLSYKLKDMYNLPAFPMIPITSMITQVKAGFNFYEASAVESLKRSTLPTLFIHGDADDFVPYEMLDTLYQAHPGPKEKIVIKGANHAESYEKDPVYYKKSIESFLTRYLTQTPNNS